From Novosphingobium sp. 9, the proteins below share one genomic window:
- a CDS encoding insulinase family protein yields the protein MRRALHRPLSALALVAGMSAAWAGTPALAAPTGQDNSSTDAVHVTASQGDVLRATLANGLRVVIVRNPLAPVVTTQMNYLVGSDEAPEGFPGTAHAVEHMMFRAVRGWTRTRLPRWPPTWAARSTLRRPKASPTTSSPCPSRISMSRCTSMRSA from the coding sequence ATGCGCCGCGCACTCCACCGCCCCCTTTCCGCTCTCGCTCTGGTCGCTGGAATGAGTGCTGCGTGGGCGGGCACGCCCGCACTGGCAGCCCCGACCGGCCAGGACAACAGCAGCACCGATGCCGTGCACGTCACGGCTTCGCAAGGCGATGTGCTGCGCGCTACGCTCGCCAACGGCCTTCGCGTGGTGATCGTGCGCAACCCGCTGGCGCCGGTGGTAACGACGCAGATGAACTACCTCGTCGGCTCTGACGAGGCACCCGAAGGCTTCCCCGGCACCGCGCATGCGGTGGAGCACATGATGTTCCGGGCAGTCCGGGGCTGGACAAGGACCAGATTGCCGCGCTGGCCGCCAACATGGGCGGCGCGTTCAACGCTGCGACGACCGAAAGCGTCACCAACTACTTCTTCACCGTGCCCAAGCAGGATCTCGATGTCGCGCTGCACATCCATGCGATCCGCATGA